From the genome of Virgibacillus siamensis, one region includes:
- a CDS encoding peptide ABC transporter substrate-binding protein, which produces MRNGKSFFILFTLLLVIGLVLAACSNDSGGSDAGDDSGDKTGKQNKELASKQVLNFVSSSDLPNIDPSTATDVTSFGVINRTHVGLISIEKKKAIPDMAEAMPEVNKDKTVYTFKIRDDAKWSNGDPVTASDFVFSWRRVLKPETASQYAYIMDAANIKNAVEIMDKQSDLYGKVEKLGVKALDDKTLQVTLEEPTPFFISLMSFVTFAPLNEDFVKEQGNKFAKEPKNMLSNGPYILSGWKHGSSWTLTKNDKYWNAEKVNITEANYKVVKSQNTQLNLYKSDDIQMDGLSAEQVNAYKDKPEFHSIPGNGIFWWKLNVKTVPEFKNEKIRKAMSMVINRENAVKVLLNNGSIAAQYAVPKDFATGPDGKDFREGVEDYLPGGVEEAKKLWQEAKKEEGIDTLELEYLTTDSDVAGELAEYFANQLEKLEGMKVTIKKLPWNAYLETDTNGNYDIGAGAGWFPDYKDPMTFLGYWYSDNPNNTTGMEIDDYDKLIEKARSLGAKPKERWKVLKEAEKVLIENAYAIPTYQSGSATLVKSYVEDIVFQNYGYSTYYREAKIYQH; this is translated from the coding sequence ATGCGAAATGGGAAATCATTTTTTATCTTGTTTACGTTACTGCTTGTTATTGGTTTAGTGCTCGCAGCATGCAGCAATGACAGCGGCGGTTCAGATGCAGGCGATGACAGCGGGGACAAAACAGGCAAACAAAACAAGGAACTTGCTTCCAAACAGGTGCTGAATTTTGTTTCAAGTTCGGACTTGCCGAATATCGACCCGTCAACAGCTACTGATGTGACATCATTCGGTGTTATAAATAGGACGCACGTCGGGTTAATTTCAATTGAAAAAAAGAAAGCGATTCCAGATATGGCGGAAGCAATGCCTGAAGTGAATAAGGATAAGACAGTTTACACGTTCAAAATTCGCGATGATGCAAAATGGTCGAATGGTGATCCGGTAACAGCAAGTGATTTTGTATTTTCATGGAGAAGAGTATTGAAGCCGGAAACTGCTTCACAATATGCGTACATCATGGATGCTGCGAATATTAAGAATGCGGTCGAAATTATGGATAAACAGAGTGACCTTTATGGAAAAGTTGAAAAGCTGGGGGTAAAAGCACTTGATGACAAAACATTGCAGGTGACACTTGAAGAGCCGACTCCTTTTTTTATCAGTCTGATGTCATTTGTAACGTTTGCGCCGCTTAATGAAGATTTTGTAAAAGAGCAGGGCAATAAGTTCGCCAAAGAACCGAAAAATATGCTTTCCAATGGTCCATACATATTATCAGGCTGGAAGCACGGATCAAGCTGGACATTGACAAAGAACGACAAGTACTGGAATGCAGAGAAAGTAAACATTACGGAAGCAAACTATAAAGTTGTAAAATCACAGAATACGCAGCTGAACCTGTATAAATCCGATGATATCCAAATGGATGGTCTTTCGGCAGAACAGGTCAATGCATACAAAGATAAGCCGGAATTTCATTCAATCCCCGGAAACGGAATTTTCTGGTGGAAATTGAATGTCAAAACCGTACCGGAATTTAAAAATGAAAAAATACGTAAAGCAATGTCGATGGTCATCAACCGTGAAAATGCGGTAAAAGTCCTATTGAATAACGGTTCCATCGCTGCACAATATGCCGTTCCAAAAGATTTCGCAACCGGACCGGATGGAAAGGACTTTCGTGAAGGGGTGGAAGATTACTTGCCAGGCGGTGTGGAAGAGGCAAAAAAACTATGGCAGGAAGCAAAGAAAGAAGAGGGCATCGATACACTTGAACTGGAGTATTTAACAACAGACAGTGACGTTGCCGGTGAACTTGCCGAGTATTTTGCCAATCAGCTCGAAAAATTGGAAGGCATGAAAGTCACTATCAAAAAGCTCCCATGGAATGCTTATCTCGAAACAGATACTAACGGTAATTATGATATTGGAGCCGGTGCAGGATGGTTCCCGGATTACAAGGATCCAATGACATTCCTCGGCTACTGGTACAGTGACAATCCGAACAATACGACCGGCATGGAAATCGATGATTATGACAAATTAATTGAAAAAGCACGCAGTCTCGGTGCAAAGCCGAAAGAACGCTGGAAAGTACTGAAAGAAGCAGAAAAAGTATTGATTGAAAACGCCTATGCGATTCCAACTTATCAAAGCGGAAGCGCCACACTCGTCAAATCATATGTGGAAGATATCGTATTCCAGAACTATGGATACTCCACCTACTATCGCGAGGCAAAAATTTATCAGCATTAA